From the genome of Ptychodera flava strain L36383 chromosome 3 unlocalized genomic scaffold, AS_Pfla_20210202 Scaffold_27__1_contigs__length_13241970_pilon, whole genome shotgun sequence:
agtgtgaaatttggttcaacatgaatattttcgatcactttagAAAGCCTGGTtcggtcatcactaggcgccACCATTTTGAAAGAAGCCAACTCGCGAGAAtgaacggtcaactcacgcgagaattacAAATCGTTTGCTTGAGGCCTTGGGAGAGCTAcgacgggaatatcaagtacgtgttttacataagactgcctctgttcccgcccctgttacaataaactgatcggaatcatgtaatttaacagttttaaataattttcgtttgtgaacttggcatttccgagttaaattaCTTTAATAatctataaatgttattctagaaaacaattgacagcAATTCAACCTCCAGGCCAAAATgatcatgcatcaaacacagaaattagcatgctatggcctgaaaacataaatgactatatacCCTACGCTGTGCTCGCTCTCaagtcagacctgttacatattactccatggtaagaATTACCGTGCTGAACAACCTCTCGACAGCAgaagtcgaacacactttcagtacaaaaactctgttcaaactaTTTTCTATGAAAAACTTAACATTACCACTGAGGTACctcagatttgaccacgtgacTTGGAAACACAAACAGTTCACACGCGACCTTAACTATTGTTCAACGATGAGCGCGATTGTAATTCTGGTGCTAGGTCCGCACATGAAACTCAGTGACAACACACGCGATCCACAGCTAAGCAGCGTCCGGTTCAGCTACTTAGGAGCGCAGCCATCTTGgatctttgtttacttccggtcggctCTTAAGGAACACTCGTACTTATGCCGAACTCAAACACGTGGAACACAGcaaatctgaagtcttcctgTGAATTCAAACTAAACGCATTGAcgaaagttcagtggaacaatcacaAACAATGTTCTCATggcaatctcagacatctgactgaactcataaactgTATAAAGTTCGCAGTTAACACATAATTTGCTGCAGatagatcagctttcaacttgatGTGATACTATCATCTCTGCGTGCAGTGTGTATTGCACACGTATGGCACGGCTTTCAttttgtgagcaatgttcgttcgatCGActaagtagaggatggcgtggagtttaaataaacagtccgatccgcataaagttCGATCTCAGCGACTCACCAGTTTCTTTACTCATATGCTAACTTGAGcaaaacacaaaatacagaaatatcttACTGAAAAAGCACACCCTGGCACTCAAGCCTTCAAGTGCAGCGTGTAACGTAAAACAACCTCTGGAAAGTTCTCCTCATGGACTCCTAgctatacagtgataacacataAGAACTCCTAGgcaaaacagaaaatacacacCTGAGAAATCAATTTGCTTAAacttctttaatgtaaaacttgctatacttgggCATTATAGACATGGGATGATAGACACAATTGGTTTTTATTAGAATACGGTGGCTATGAGtgaatatgtgtacaagaaatttgatttggaatttaaCCTAAAATGTTCATCACTatgcatggtagtctatggggaaACAATGATAAttcttctttaatgtaaaacttgctatactttggCATATAAAGACATGGGATAATTAAcacaattgtacttgattagaataggatgGCTCtgagtgcatatatatgtacaagaaatttgatttgaaatttcactgaaaatgttcattacTAAggggaaactatgaatatttttttccatgtaAAACTTTCTATACTTGGGCATATATGGGCATGGGACAATTAACACAATTGTATTAATTAGAATAGGTAGGTTCcaagtgcatatatgtacaagaaatttgatttggaattcaAAGAAAATGTCATTCACTAAACATAGGTGTCTATGGGAAAACTAAGAATATTTGTTTTCCCATGTAAAATTTCTATACTTGGGCAAATATGGGCATGGGATAATAAAcacaattgtacttgattagaatagggtggctatgagtgcatatatgtacaagaaatttgattttggagtattaccgaaaatgttcatccactatacatagtGCCTATGGGGGAAACGATGATTAATTCttattttttatgtaaaacttTCACTATATGGGCATATATATAGACACCGGATAATTGAcattattgtacttgattagaataggatgGCTATGAGTGAATATATttacaagaaattagattttggaatatTACTGAAATTGTTCATTCATTatgcatggtagtctatgggggAAACTAGGATTAAttcttctttaatgtaaaacttgctatacGTGGGCATATATAGACATAAGATTATTTACACAATTGTATTTGATTAGAATTGGGTGGTTCtgagtgcatatatatgtacaagaaatttgattttggaatattaCCGAAAATtgttcatccaatatacatAGTGGTCTATTGGGGAAACTATCATTAATCTTCTTTTatgtaaaacttgctatacttgggtatatatatggacatgggataattgacattattgtacttgattagaatagggttTACAAGTGCATATACCCCGGTTTGTACAAGACTGAGGACCGCAAATATTTCTCAAGGgtagggggagggtcatttgaTTTTGCGcaaggaggagggggaggatcAGCATATTTTTGGGAAAGAACTGGGGGGAGGGTCATTGTTTTTCATGCATCGCGGTTTGAAATCGcaccgacccccccccctgttAATTCTGACCAGGCCCTTAGCCCATGAAAGACTATTCCAACtgcagactgtcattacagtgggAGTAACAtgaatatcttgggtagtcatagaaaggcagacactgggttttggaaagtgcattgaaatcacaatggtcacggcatgttatacattttcccCAACATCTTTGTACTTGGTATCTGCTTTTATGCTGTCATGTGTACCTCTTCCAAACCATTCATGTTTATATTTGCTTTAATGACAATTCTTGCTCTTTTTGTTCGAGGTGTGTTCTATTTGATCTCCTGCCTTGGAGTATGCATCGTTTGGAAAGGTATTGAGGGTCAGTAGCTGTACATAATTTGgctattttttagtattttgtgttctgtgtgtttcacttgaagttcttattttactcagagtatgttgaaatgcacaatattgagcttgttagactaacttggagatgtgcagtgaacactgtgatcattaaaataattcatgtctaaATCAATGCTTCGACTattacaactataacagcactgaatgaacttgtagattATTGTTTATATAAgatatttggtaattttatcATCTTTCAGATTAAAATAGCaaaacacaatactgaaaagtagtTGTAGGTGTACACATAGTAAAgtttgaacatatgttattttgtttgttattattatatatttatttgtttattatttatttcaagaatgcaagaatgttggtTTCAcaaaagcatatattaaaagttataaggattatatatatgtgtacaactttttacctatgtaatcttttttgggggggaggggcacaaaaattttgttaccGGTGATTGGGGCCACTAAAAATCTTGCTAGAGTTaggggggcctgtaaaaaatatatgcacaaaatattttctcttccagccccccccccccccgcgcctTTAATTGTGCTTGTTCCCTTATGTGTATATCCATTGTTCAAGGAAATTGGGAATAATCGCAGTTTTTAATAAAACCGTCCCATAGTCTTGAACTCGTCCGCTTTAGCAAATTGAACTCGAGTCTCTGTATTTTCCCTTTGCCGGAGGGGCTCGAAGTATCGGCGGCAGTAGCATGTTCTCCGGTGCAGCTTGTTGAAGTGACTCATCGCGGTTTACTATGTGATCATGTAGTGAAGAATGATGTTTTCTTTGGCAATGTCTGCAGGAGAATTTCGATAGGCACTCGCTCACACGATGCCTGAAAAGACAGTTAAAGCATATTTTCTCATGCTTTACATTCCATTCGTTTCTTGGGATCGACGACAACAGTACATTCTCCAGACCGGTGTGTCCCTTTGCAATATGCACACGGCCTTGGTTTGAACGGACGTGTAGATTTGGAGTTCGCGTGAAAGGTAGCGGTGAGCGCGGGTCGAGATGTACTTTCACCCATAGTGTCGGTATCGACGGTTAAACCAGCTTGGATTGCGTTTATTTCTCTAAGTGGAGCCTTGCGCAGATCGGGTGAAGTCCATGGTACATCTCCATGGTCTCTATTTAACGGATTATTGGTCTCGTATTAACGGATACTTTGTCGATGATTATCGGCACGAGTATTCTCTATATGAAGATTCCTCCTTTTCGAGTGAATTAAGTCCCCGGATATAGCTTTCCAGCGGTTGTAAAATCGACTCAGACTGGATAAATCACCGTTCGGCTTTTGAATCTGCCACAGAGCCGCATGTAAGCATCTATGATTTTATGTTCTTGTCCGTATCTATCTCGTAATAGTTGTAGGGCGTGAGAATAATTAGCACTAGTCAGAGAAAGTCCTTCGATCGTATGGGCAGCTTCATAGATGAGAAGAACTCGCAAGTATTGAAACTTCTGAACGTCTTGTAAGCACTTGTTGTCATGAACAGCGGAACGAAAAGCATCGTAAAAGCTCACGCATGTGAGAATGTCTGCGGAAAATGTAGGAAGTTGTAGCTTAGGCAGTGCAATCGTCTTGGATCTGAACTTGTTGTTGTAGATGCATGGACGCAAAGGGTCCGGTAAAAGCTTGAGAAAATGTGTCTGCACTCACAATCGGAGTGTAGAAAGTACTGGATGGCGTCCGATGTATCGGCAAACATGGCTCTTTTTCGCGTAAGCTTGTTGAATGTAAGAGTCCTACTCATCCATCACATTGTCGAGATCAGCTTCATCTGTATTCTACAAGATCTTGGCATCGATCTCAAGTAGAGTAGCATATTTCGCAGTTAGTAAGTCCCGTGTATTCAGTAAATCATTGAAACGTGCCTGTTTGTCTTCTTCGGATTCGTAGGCAGCAATCTGGTTTTCTGACTTATTCAGAAGACGTGTCATCTGAGCGCGGTGTCTGAGTCTCGTAGCCTTTAGCTTGGAAAGGTCTGccatcctggtctcggcaccaaaaaCATTGTGGAGAAtgatgaagcaggttttttgaTGGCAGTCACGAGTCTCGGACAGCAGCAGTAGAAGTTTAGCATATAAAACACTTGAGGTCTTATTGCAtggaaaacaacaaacaacactgTCACTCTGAACTCCAAAAGTGGAAATCGAATGTCTAAAACTACAGtgcaaaaaattgctacaaggATTACAGCTTCACTCTGATAGGTCCTAAAGAGACTGCGAAATGTAACATGATTGGTTCATTTAACTCCAGGATCCGAGTTCTGCATCAAGCTCGATATGTATTGTCAATGCACATATTGCATAGAGAATATTAAGAGTCACTCAGGCACGATAAATATTAgtatatatcatgtttggctgtattatgtaaaatgttgcttagccatggcaaGACGtatccgtaatctacgtgtcttgtattaatccgcactggagcggagagaccaCTGTGACACTACTGACCCCGGCGAAAGTGTCGGTGGTATAACATGGGCTAACATGTTagttcatggtcatatgaccatggtcAACCTTGGTAGTTCACGGTcgaccatgtttgttaaatggcacaaattactaTGGTTGTCCATGGTCACcaaccatggtcaaccacgGTAAACCAAGGTagttaaccatggttaaccatggttgaccatgggcaTCAAACGtggttgaccatgttattaACCTTGGTTAACCATGATCACCGACCAATGGTATATGATGGTTTTTGAATCAAAACCTTGGGTCGAAAATTGTCATAAACCTCACCAAAACTCTGCAAAACACCAGTGATCCCGACTGGTGTCATTATAACTTGACAGACTCGCTTGAGGATCAGCAAACTTAGCCTCCATTATAGTGTCCACTGCAATAACAGCCAAGCCCTTCAGATTCTATCAAAGATCATCCTCCAACATCTTCTGAGTGTTTCCCTGAATGTTCGATGAGCAAAAATATCCAAAAGTTCTCCCAAAATCGATGTTAAAAacacagctacttttcagttgttcactgaacagacaatcctttgaagtaaattttgaagatggctgcttcaaatgagccaatcaaatgcatgctttatgacatgtgacatcatggtaaagggtcaaaggtccaaTGACAATGGACCTATGATCTTGCctatgttgatatcatgtttcgAGGCAAACATTGAGTGAGACTGAGATAGTCTGAACTTCCTGCAATTGCAGCAGTGCTTTCATGCCCTCCATGTCAATAATTCCAAGAAATTCAGCTCGATATTTGTCCACAGTCTTCTGACATGAACAAGAATATAGCAAATTGGTCTAAGCTTCCCGGGCAATGACATTAATTCTCTCTAACAACTGTGAATGATGTCAAGAGACTCAACTATGTAAATATAggagtgtatatacatacagactattatcaatatgatcatcaagaaaattgggCATCAAAATTAAACTACCATGAGTCATCAAATATCATGGTCAACCATCGTTGACCATCGGTAACCATCGTCAACCATGGTAGCCAATATCCATAAACAGGTTAGCCATGATAGACTGTGGTTAACTGTGATAGACCATAGTATTGGAATGCCTACTGTGGTCTCATATCATGGCTCAACCATGGTAGttcatggtcaaacatcaaaaaccatcaaataccttgTTGACCATGGTACACCACAGTTGACATTTCGCCGGGGCATCCTTTTgtgctacgtttcgaaaacagagtgtTTTTCctaagtcgcttaaaattcatttttgattggtgagaattgttgaaaaggtgattgtttttatttggtaatatgTTTTTCTACTTACGTCTGTTGTtaaagtagggaagctagaatgtctactgtttggaCTCGTTATATTTGTGtacgtgtgaacctgagttcgacCTATTGTAGCTTTTGTAACGTATGGCgattataagtgtgtcgcctatatttctgttccttctacatgcaattattggttgattttggaacagtgtttttgtgtttcgTTTTTTTTAGTTCACTCCAgatttctgtcagggcttgtttgatttttgtcgtttctatGTACGTGCTTTATGTTCTTATGAAGAAGTTAGCTGTATTGCTGACAGCGTTATTTCTTTCGTTTTGTTGTTAAAGCAGTCTTCTttttgcttttatgatctgtcttTCTGATAAtgtgttctatttcatttttttatcctCGGTCTTGTAATATTTCACTGAATTGTGTGATTTtctgtaaaatcggtttcgttgttgcatgttgTGATGTATcctaatgtttcacctttgaccagacctttgaatgttgctgtcggatggcatgagtttccttgtaagaactggaatgtatctgttgtttTAGTATGTGTGTTGATGTTgagaatgttctctttgttgtatcgacgacctttgtagatagttaggtctaaatatgtgatttcttgaaaGGAGCATTCAAACAAAAGTAGAATACATGAAAGTAGGatacattttgttgatgtttgatatgaattgtTGTGttctgatgaaaatcagaaaaacatccTCCGTGAACCTTAGCCAggtcggtatttgttgtttgtgtttctgtattattctcatttctgtctcgtgaaatgcAATATCTGCTATTTCCGGCGACAAGGGAGACCCCATCGAGCATAGCCATATTTGCAGGTAGAATTCAGCTATGAATTCGAATGTGTTGtattttaagattatttctagcagagctatcatgtatttcgttgatggttgcttgattatgtaattgtttgatgatctttcctgatttaatgctctacCGACTGATTCAATTGCCTCATTATGTTGTGTATTCGTGTACATGGAAAttacatccagtgttactagtgtcTCATTGTCGGcactttgattgtctcaattttctgtATAATTAATATTTTGCACCTTTATGCAAACCAATAGGTTGATTAAGTTTACATGTGTGATAAAGAGTGTAAAACAAGAACGGGGACAACTTActgtgtatacaaattgaaagcACAGTAGTAATGGCTGTGGTATAGTCCACACATCTCGCGAGATTTGTGTCCTCTCGTGAAGCGCGAGATTTGAGAACTGTCATGCTTCTAGGGGGTTATATGGAGGTCATGACCTTAGAAAAGACCCCCTAGTATGGAAATGAAATTAGCGAGTCCCTCTCATCGGTCAGTTTAAATACCGCAAAGGACATTGGGATGGCCATACCCTTTTCTGATTGGTTAACTGGTTAATATATGCAAAACAAGAGTATATAAGTAGCAAGAGGGCCAGCTTAGGGCCAATTCAGCTCAGGCGTTCatccaaacaacaacaacagctcaACTATTCAAGCTATGGCTACTCCGATACTATCACCAAGACTACTGGAAGAGGGATGGCGCAAGTGTTATTCAGTGAAGGCTGAACGTCCGTATTACTTTAATGTAAAGACCAACACCAGCGTCTGGACAATGCCAACAGTCTCTGACCAAGATGAGAGGTTTGCTGATGTTCCTGGAAGGAAGAGCCCCAACTTGCCAGAGCCTACTCAGGAAGTGCCCATGCCTGATCAGACTCAGTCCAGTCAGTCATCAGTTGCTGCTTTGGTCCCTCAACCTTCCAAGCCTGGCACAACTAGTCAAGCAGGTGAGAGACAATTCAGATTTCTTCTGCGTGACACAGAGACGTCAGCTCGGATTGTGAGTGTGCAGATGTACAAGGGAAATGTGTACGTTGGAATACGTGAATTCTTCAAGAAACCCGACACTGGAGAACTGATACCAACAAAGAAGGGAATCAATTTGAATTTGGATCAGTGGAATCGGCTGAAATGTATCATGCAGAGTATTGATGACGCTGCCAAGACACTGCCATGCAATTGACTGGGAACTCACAGACCTGTCTTTCGTCCTTTTTTCAGAGCCTTCCTTCAGCGATATGCCAAATGACTTGGACAGGCAAGTGGCAAGGAGaatggcaaaatatgtctacgCCAAGCTCATTCTGGACGAAGTCAATGCCATCATCAATCAAAACTGTGAGGGTTGCAGGGAAGATGACCCATCACAGAAAGATCATGAGTGCCTGTACTATGGCGATGCCCCTGCATGTCTATATGAAGCGATAATCAAATACTTTACAGATGCTGCCAAATGAGTCAACATGCTGGCTGTGCAGAAGTCTGTTCTCGCCATGGCTGAACTGTGTTACATCACCC
Proteins encoded in this window:
- the LOC139126393 gene encoding mRNA (2'-O-methyladenosine-N(6)-)-methyltransferase-like, producing the protein MATPILSPRLLEEGWRKCYSVKAERPYYFNVKTNTSVWTMPTVSDQDERFADVPGRKSPNLPEPTQEVPMPDQTQSSQSSVAALVPQPSKPGTTSQAEPSFSDMPNDLDRQVARRMAKYVYAKLILDEVNAIINQNCEGCREDDPSQKDHECLYYGDAPACLYEAIIKYFTDAAK